The Staphylococcus simiae genome includes the window CAACGACTTCATCTGCATAACGTGCTACTTCATTCATATCATGTGAAATTAAAATAATTGTTTTATGTTCTTCAAGTTGTAAATATTTAAATAATTCCATTACTTGCCTTTTACTTTTTGGATCTAACCCTGCAGTTGGTTCATCGACTATAATAATGTCTGGATTCATTGCTAATACAGATACTATAGCAATTTTACGCATCTGGCCACCCGACATTTGAAATGGTGATTGAGATAAAATATCTCTTTGAAATCCAAGTTCCATAAGCAGTTTATGAGCATAATTTTTCGCTTCTTCAATATCCATATGGAAATTATTTGGTCCAAATACCATTTCTCTTTCTACAGTATCTTCAAATAACTGTGATTCCGGAAATTGAAACACCATTCCTACTTTTTTACGTATAGGTCTAATCACTTTATCTTTAGTCTTATGAGTTATTACTGTATCGTCAACTGATACAGTACCGCTTGTAGGCTTTAATAACCCATTAATATGCTGAATCAGCGTAGATTTACCACTACCAGTCTGACCGATAATTGCATAATACTTACCTTGCTCAAATTGAGCGTCTATTTGTTTTAACGCTTCATATTGATACGGCGTACCTTGTTGATAAACATAACTAACTTGTTTGAATTTTATTGTCATAATTGATTAACCAACCCTTCGTAAGTCATAAAAGTTGTCTCATTAGTTAAAAGTTGATTAATTTTCATTGAAAATGGTAAATCTAATCCAATTGCAGTTAAGTCTTGCGCATTATTAAATATTTCTGTTGGTGTTCCATTGTTGAACACTTGTCCTTGATTCATAACGATGACATGATCAGCTTGCATAGTTTCAGACAAATCATGTGTAATTGAAATAATTGTAATATCCTTTTGTTCTTTAACATCTCTAACAAGGTTAATTAAGTATTTTCTGGCTTCGGGATCTAACATTGATGTTGCCTCATCTAAAATAATCACTTTAGGATTTAATGCTAAAACGCCTGCAATTGCCACACGTTGTTTTTGACCGCCTGATAAAGCACTTGGTTCATTATCAGCTCTTGTTAACATATCTACTTCCTCAAGTGCCTCTTGTACTCTATGGTACATTTCATCATGAGGTACAGCACGATTTTCTAACCCAAATGCGACATCATATTTAACAATTGCTCCCACAAACTGATTATCAGGATTCTGAAATACTATGCCAATATCTCTTCTCGTTTGTTCTAAATTATCTTCACACAAGGTTTTATTTTGATAAATAATATCTCCTTCATTGGGTTGCTCAATTCCTACTATTAATTTTGCTATTGTTGATTTACCTGAGCCATTATGACCTACAATTGAAGTCCATTTCCCTTGTGGAATCGTAAATGAGACGTCATTCAATGTGAAGGAGGCATCACCTTGGTATTGAAACGTTACATGTTTAAATGATAATATGCTTTCTTTATCCTCCACTAGAATCACTCCTTTACGATTGGTTTACTTTTAATATTCTACAATATTTATATAATGCTGTATACGCTATATATGCTTAATTCATACTATTAGTTGTTCATTAAATTTGCAAATTAAAATATTTATATCATCTTTTAGACGTTCATTTTTTCCATTTTAAGAAGATGTAACTTCAACTTATGTATATGCGTGAAGTAACTATAAATATAGTAATTATTGTATTAAATCTAAAATTTGCAGATTATTTTAAACAAATGTGTTTTGTAGAAAGTGGAATTTGTAGTTCCGTTGCTAAAGCTAAAAAAAGGATTTGCAGACAATAAAGTCTACAAATCCGTTATCTTGTACAATAAAAAAGCGCGCACCCCATCATAAGTTTGTTGAGTTCACGCTTTAAATCTTTATTAAGTTGATGGGGTACTCTGAGCTAGACAATATTTGTATGTGGCAAACATTATCGTTGCACTCATTTGCTTTATATAAAAGTAGTTAGTGTATTTATATAAATTCTTATACTAATTCGATAATTACTGATTCAGCACCGTCACCACGACGAGGGCCTACTTTAAGGATGCGAGTGTATCCACCTTGACGTTCTGTATAACGCTCAGCGATTTCGCCAAATAATTTTTGAAGAGCAGTTTGAGTAGTTTCATCTTCATTTAAGATTTCAACATTACGTAATGTTTTTGCTGCATTACGACGAGAAGCTAAATCTCCTTTTTTACCTAAAGTGATTAATTTCTCAACAACACTGCGAACTTCTTTTGCACGAGCTTCTGTAGTTTCAATACGCTCACTAATAATAAGTGAAGTAGCTAAGTCACGTAACATAGCTTTACGTTGATCAGAAGTACGACCTAATTTTCTGTAACCCATGAGTTAACCTCCTTTATCAATCTTCTTTTCTTAAACCTAAACCTAAATCTTCTAATTTATATTTAACTTCTTCTAAAGATTTACGTCCTAAATTACGCACTTTCATCATATCAGCTTCAGATTTATCAGCTAATTCTTGAACAGAGTTGAT containing:
- the rplQ gene encoding 50S ribosomal protein L17, producing MGYRKLGRTSDQRKAMLRDLATSLIISERIETTEARAKEVRSVVEKLITLGKKGDLASRRNAAKTLRNVEILNEDETTQTALQKLFGEIAERYTERQGGYTRILKVGPRRGDGAESVIIELV
- a CDS encoding energy-coupling factor transporter ATPase codes for the protein MTIKFKQVSYVYQQGTPYQYEALKQIDAQFEQGKYYAIIGQTGSGKSTLIQHINGLLKPTSGTVSVDDTVITHKTKDKVIRPIRKKVGMVFQFPESQLFEDTVEREMVFGPNNFHMDIEEAKNYAHKLLMELGFQRDILSQSPFQMSGGQMRKIAIVSVLAMNPDIIIVDEPTAGLDPKSKRQVMELFKYLQLEEHKTIILISHDMNEVARYADEVVVMKNGIIVEQCSPKSLFKNRKCFEEWHIALPDVVKLQNDFEQKYNTTLKDIALTEEEFVALYREWQYEE
- a CDS encoding energy-coupling factor transporter ATPase, which produces MEDKESILSFKHVTFQYQGDASFTLNDVSFTIPQGKWTSIVGHNGSGKSTIAKLIVGIEQPNEGDIIYQNKTLCEDNLEQTRRDIGIVFQNPDNQFVGAIVKYDVAFGLENRAVPHDEMYHRVQEALEEVDMLTRADNEPSALSGGQKQRVAIAGVLALNPKVIILDEATSMLDPEARKYLINLVRDVKEQKDITIISITHDLSETMQADHVIVMNQGQVFNNGTPTEIFNNAQDLTAIGLDLPFSMKINQLLTNETTFMTYEGLVNQL